The Noviherbaspirillum saxi genome includes a window with the following:
- the nuoF gene encoding NADH-quinone oxidoreductase subunit NuoF, with the protein MTSLHNRHINPLILADLDGNNWHLADYVKRGGYEALKRILNEKITPEQVIAELKTSSLRGRGGAGFPTGLKWSFMPRQFPGQKYLVCNTDEGEPGTFKDRDIIRYNPHALIEGMAIGAYAMGITVGYNYIHGEVWAEYERFEEALEEARAAGYLGDKIMGSDFSFQLHAFHGYGAYICGEETALLESLEGKKGQPRFKPPFPASFGLYGKPTTINNTETFAAVPFILRMGGDAYAALGKPNNGGTKIFSMSGDVARPGNYEVPLGTSFAKLLELAGGMRDGKKIKAVIPGGSSMPVLTGDVMMATDMDYDSIAKAGSMLGSGAVIVMDETRCMVKSLLRLSYFYYEESCGQCTPCREGTGWLYRMVHRIEHGEGRADDLDMLNTIADNIQGRTICALGDAAAMPVRAMVKNFRDEFAYHIEHKRCIVPTYI; encoded by the coding sequence ATGACCAGCCTGCACAATCGTCACATCAATCCGCTGATTCTCGCCGACCTCGACGGTAACAACTGGCATTTGGCGGACTATGTCAAGCGTGGCGGCTACGAAGCGCTCAAGCGCATTCTCAACGAAAAGATCACGCCTGAACAGGTGATCGCCGAACTGAAAACCTCGTCGCTTCGCGGTCGCGGAGGAGCAGGCTTTCCGACGGGTCTTAAGTGGAGCTTCATGCCGCGCCAGTTCCCGGGACAGAAATATCTGGTCTGCAATACCGACGAAGGCGAGCCAGGCACATTCAAGGATCGCGACATCATTCGCTACAATCCGCATGCGCTGATCGAAGGCATGGCGATCGGTGCGTATGCCATGGGCATCACCGTCGGATACAACTATATTCACGGCGAAGTCTGGGCCGAATACGAGCGCTTCGAAGAGGCGCTTGAAGAAGCGCGTGCGGCGGGCTACCTCGGCGACAAGATCATGGGCAGCGACTTCAGCTTCCAGCTGCATGCCTTCCATGGCTATGGCGCCTATATCTGCGGCGAAGAAACCGCATTGCTCGAATCACTCGAAGGCAAGAAGGGCCAGCCGCGGTTCAAGCCGCCGTTCCCTGCCAGCTTTGGCCTGTACGGCAAGCCAACCACCATCAACAACACCGAGACTTTCGCTGCAGTGCCATTCATACTGCGCATGGGCGGTGACGCCTATGCGGCGCTGGGCAAGCCCAACAACGGCGGTACCAAGATCTTCTCGATGTCGGGTGACGTGGCACGGCCCGGCAATTACGAAGTGCCACTGGGCACTTCGTTCGCCAAGCTGCTTGAACTCGCGGGTGGCATGCGAGACGGAAAGAAGATCAAGGCGGTCATTCCCGGCGGTTCGTCCATGCCGGTGCTCACCGGCGACGTGATGATGGCAACGGATATGGATTACGACTCGATCGCGAAGGCCGGATCCATGCTTGGTTCCGGGGCGGTCATCGTCATGGACGAGACACGCTGCATGGTCAAGTCGCTGTTGCGCCTGTCGTACTTTTATTACGAAGAGTCTTGCGGCCAATGTACGCCGTGTCGTGAAGGCACCGGTTGGCTCTATCGCATGGTCCACCGCATCGAGCACGGAGAGGGCAGGGCTGACGACCTCGACATGCTGAACACGATTGCCGACAACATTCAGGGTCGCACGATTTGCGCCTTGGGCGATGCGGCTGCGATGCCGGTGCGTGCGATGGTCAAGAATTTCCGTGACGAGTTTGCATACCACATCGAGCACAAACGCTGCATCGTTCCTACCTACATCTGA
- a CDS encoding NADH-quinone oxidoreductase subunit M — MMQSTFPLLSLAIWCPIAFGLFILAFGRDDNPGLVRGMSLIGSIISFLVTLPLISQFDKAAHGMQFVEKMSWIERFNVQYLLGVDGISVWFVLLTAFITVIVVIAGWEVIEKRVAQYMGAFLILSGVMIGVFCALDGVLFYVFFEATLIPMFIIIGVWGGANRVYAAMKFFLYTLLGSLLTLVAILYLYFSSGGSFEILTWHKLPLPMNVQVLIFFAFLMAFAVKVPMWPVHTWLPDAHVEAPTGGSVVLAAIMLKLGAYGFLRLSLPIVPDASHVLAGFIITLSLIAVIYIGLVALVQTDMKKLVAYSSIAHMGFVTLGFFVFNPMGVQGGIVQMISHGFVSGAMFLCIGVLYDRMHSRQIADYGGVINTMPRFAAFFVLFSLANCGLPATSGFVGEFMVILGAVEFNFWIGMLAATALIFGAAYSLWLVKRVVFGDVGNEHVAALTDLNAREFLMMGMLAIAVIAMGIYPAPFTDVMQVSVDDLLKHVAVTKLP; from the coding sequence ATGATGCAGTCAACTTTTCCTCTTCTGAGTCTCGCGATCTGGTGTCCGATCGCATTCGGTCTGTTCATTCTGGCGTTTGGGCGGGACGATAATCCAGGCCTGGTGCGCGGCATGTCGCTCATCGGCTCGATCATCAGCTTCCTGGTCACGCTGCCGCTGATCAGCCAGTTCGACAAGGCGGCGCACGGCATGCAGTTCGTCGAGAAGATGTCCTGGATCGAACGCTTCAATGTCCAGTACCTGCTTGGCGTGGACGGCATCTCGGTCTGGTTCGTGCTGCTGACCGCGTTTATTACCGTCATCGTCGTGATCGCCGGCTGGGAAGTGATTGAAAAGCGCGTTGCCCAGTACATGGGCGCATTCCTGATTCTTTCCGGTGTGATGATCGGGGTTTTCTGCGCGCTCGATGGGGTGCTGTTCTATGTGTTCTTCGAAGCGACACTGATTCCGATGTTTATCATCATCGGCGTGTGGGGTGGTGCGAACCGTGTGTATGCAGCGATGAAGTTCTTCCTGTACACGCTGCTCGGCTCCTTGCTGACCCTGGTCGCGATTCTGTATCTGTACTTCAGCTCGGGCGGCAGCTTTGAAATCCTGACATGGCACAAGCTTCCGCTGCCGATGAACGTGCAGGTGTTGATTTTCTTTGCCTTCCTGATGGCCTTCGCGGTCAAGGTGCCGATGTGGCCGGTGCATACCTGGTTGCCGGATGCGCACGTCGAAGCACCTACCGGCGGTTCCGTGGTACTGGCGGCCATCATGCTCAAGCTTGGCGCCTACGGCTTCCTGCGGCTCTCGCTACCGATCGTTCCTGATGCGAGCCACGTCCTGGCCGGCTTCATCATTACACTGTCGCTGATCGCCGTGATCTACATCGGCCTGGTTGCGTTGGTGCAGACCGACATGAAGAAACTGGTTGCGTATTCATCGATTGCCCACATGGGGTTTGTGACCCTCGGCTTCTTCGTATTCAATCCGATGGGAGTGCAGGGCGGTATCGTCCAGATGATTTCTCACGGCTTCGTGTCCGGCGCCATGTTCCTTTGCATAGGCGTACTGTACGACCGCATGCACAGCCGCCAGATCGCCGACTATGGCGGCGTGATTAATACCATGCCCCGTTTTGCAGCGTTCTTCGTCCTGTTCTCCCTGGCAAACTGCGGCCTTCCGGCCACCTCGGGCTTCGTCGGTGAATTCATGGTGATCCTGGGGGCAGTCGAATTCAATTTCTGGATCGGCATGCTGGCTGCCACTGCCCTGATCTTCGGCGCCGCCTACTCGCTGTGGCTGGTCAAGCGCGTGGTGTTCGGCGATGTCGGCAATGAGCATGTTGCCGCGCTGACCGATCTGAACGCGCGTGAATTCCTCATGATGGGTATGCTGGCGATTGCCGTGATCGCGATGGGAATTTATCCGGCGCCGTTCACCGACGTCATGCAAGTATCCGTCGACGACCTGCTCAAGCATGTCGCCGTCACCAAACTGCCGTAA
- the nuoH gene encoding NADH-quinone oxidoreductase subunit NuoH → MDQLFLSINSTGQNVFGAVWPLMWTLAKIVVVVLPLMGCVAYLTLWERKMIGWMHIRIGPNRVGPAGLLQPIADALKLLLKEIVVPAKANKALFVIAPIMTIMPALAAWAVIPFGPETVLANVNAGLLFVMAITSMEVYGVIIAGWASNSKYAFLGAMRASAQMVSYEIAMGFALVIVLMVSGSLNMTDIVMSQSSGYFADRGLSFLSWNWLPLLPIFVIYVISGIAETNRHPFDVVEGESEIVAGHMVEYSGMSFAMFFLAEYANMILISMLASLMFLGGWAAPVSFLDFIPGWIWLGMKTFFVVSLFIWARASFPRYRYDQIMRLGWKVFIPLTLAYLVIVAAWMQTPWNIWK, encoded by the coding sequence ATGGATCAGCTGTTCCTGAGCATTAACAGCACCGGTCAGAATGTGTTCGGTGCGGTCTGGCCGCTGATGTGGACCCTGGCAAAAATCGTGGTGGTCGTTCTGCCGCTGATGGGATGCGTCGCCTACCTCACCCTGTGGGAACGCAAAATGATCGGCTGGATGCATATCCGGATCGGCCCGAACCGTGTCGGCCCTGCCGGCCTGCTGCAGCCGATCGCGGATGCACTGAAGCTGCTGCTGAAGGAAATCGTTGTTCCCGCAAAGGCGAACAAGGCATTGTTCGTGATCGCGCCGATCATGACCATCATGCCTGCGCTTGCCGCATGGGCCGTCATCCCCTTCGGTCCCGAGACCGTGCTGGCCAACGTCAATGCCGGCCTGCTGTTCGTAATGGCAATTACGTCGATGGAAGTTTACGGCGTCATCATCGCCGGCTGGGCATCGAACTCGAAGTACGCCTTCCTGGGCGCGATGCGCGCATCGGCACAGATGGTGTCGTATGAAATCGCCATGGGTTTCGCGCTGGTGATCGTTCTGATGGTATCCGGCAGCCTGAACATGACCGATATCGTCATGAGTCAGAGCAGCGGCTATTTTGCCGACAGGGGCCTGAGCTTCCTGTCCTGGAACTGGTTGCCTTTGCTGCCGATCTTCGTGATCTATGTCATCTCGGGCATCGCGGAAACCAACCGTCACCCGTTTGACGTGGTTGAAGGCGAATCCGAAATCGTTGCAGGCCACATGGTTGAATATTCCGGCATGTCGTTCGCGATGTTCTTCCTGGCCGAATACGCCAACATGATCCTGATTTCGATGCTGGCCTCGCTGATGTTCTTGGGTGGCTGGGCGGCGCCGGTATCCTTCCTCGACTTCATTCCGGGATGGATCTGGCTCGGTATGAAAACCTTCTTCGTTGTATCGCTGTTCATCTGGGCGCGCGCTTCATTCCCGCGTTACCGTTATGACCAGATCATGCGTCTTGGTTGGAAAGTATTCATTCCGCTGACACTGGCTTATCTGGTGATCGTTGCAGCCTGGATGCAGACACCCTGGAATATTTGGAAGTAA
- the nuoE gene encoding NADH-quinone oxidoreductase subunit NuoE: MVDDMLLSQEAYKKIDRELAKFPADQRQSAVMAALAIAQNETGWLPPEVLLDVANYIGMAPIAVQEVATFYNMYNTKPVGKYKISVCTNLPCQLSGGEKAAHYLKDKLGIDYKDTTADGQFTLVEGECMGACGDAPVMLVNNKRMCSFMSNEKIDALVEELKK; this comes from the coding sequence ATGGTTGACGATATGCTGTTAAGTCAAGAAGCTTACAAGAAGATCGATCGCGAACTCGCGAAATTCCCTGCCGACCAAAGGCAGTCCGCCGTCATGGCGGCGCTGGCGATCGCGCAAAATGAAACGGGCTGGCTGCCGCCCGAGGTTCTGCTCGACGTTGCCAACTACATCGGCATGGCGCCGATTGCGGTGCAGGAAGTTGCGACCTTCTACAACATGTACAACACCAAGCCGGTCGGCAAGTACAAGATTTCGGTCTGTACCAATTTGCCATGCCAGCTTTCGGGCGGTGAAAAGGCTGCGCATTATCTGAAGGACAAACTGGGCATCGACTACAAGGACACGACTGCCGACGGTCAGTTCACCCTAGTCGAAGGCGAGTGCATGGGTGCCTGCGGCGATGCCCCGGTCATGCTGGTGAATAACAAGCGCATGTGCAGCTTCATGTCGAATGAAAAGATCGATGCGCTGGTAGAGGAATTGAAGAAATGA
- the nuoK gene encoding NADH-quinone oxidoreductase subunit NuoK: MVALSLAHYLILGAILFAISIVGIFLNRKNVIVLLMAIELMLLAVNMNFVAFSYYLGDAAGQIFVFFILTVAAAESAIGLAILVVMFRNLDTINVEDLDSLKG; the protein is encoded by the coding sequence ATCGTGGCATTATCGCTCGCTCATTATCTGATCCTCGGTGCGATCCTCTTTGCGATCTCCATCGTCGGTATTTTCCTGAACCGCAAGAACGTCATCGTGCTGTTGATGGCCATCGAACTGATGCTGCTGGCGGTCAACATGAACTTCGTCGCGTTTTCGTATTACCTGGGCGACGCGGCCGGGCAGATTTTCGTTTTCTTCATCCTGACTGTGGCTGCCGCGGAATCCGCGATCGGTCTTGCCATTCTGGTGGTGATGTTCCGTAACCTGGACACCATCAATGTGGAAGATCTCGACAGTCTCAAAGGTTAA
- the nuoL gene encoding NADH-quinone oxidoreductase subunit L: MAGQLNPHLLLAVPLAPLAGSAIAGLFGTKFFGNKIGRTASHSVTILGVFIALVISIQTLLAVMDGASYNGTIYNWMTVNGLKLEIGFLIDSLTAMMMCVVTFVSLMVHIYTIGYMADDKGYNRFFSYISLFTFSMLMLVMSNNFLQLFFGWEAVGLVSYLLIGFWYTRPTAIHANMKAFLVNRVGDFGFILGIGLLLAYAGSMNYAEVFAKREELSKFLLPGTDWMLITVACICLFIGAMGKSAQFPLHVWLPDSMEGPTPISALIHAATMVTAGIFMVARMSPLFELSDTALSFILVIGSITALFMGFLGIIQNDIKRVVAYSTLSQLGYMTVALGASAYSVAVFHLMTHAFFKALLFLGAGAVIIGMHHDQDIRNMGGLRKYMPITWITSLLGSLALIGTPFFSGFYSKDSIIEAVHETHIAGAGFANFAVLAGVFVTAFYSFRMYFLVFHGEERFGKAHDHHHLAEPEEDANGDDAHHHHGLAPGEKPHEAPAVVTVPLILLAIPSVLIGAIAIGPMLHGDFFKDVIIVGESHRAMQVLNEAFHGAVAMGLHSFTTAPFFLALAGVAAAYYCYMVNPKVPAWFHDKFHGIYALLDNKYYMDKFNEVVFGAGTRALGGGLWKVGDRAIIDGVFVNGSAKAVGWFSGIIRHLQSGYIYHYAFVMILGVLGFLFYFMPFPSFAK, from the coding sequence ATGGCGGGGCAACTTAACCCTCACTTACTCCTGGCTGTGCCGCTGGCACCGCTTGCAGGTTCTGCGATTGCAGGCCTGTTCGGCACCAAGTTCTTCGGCAACAAGATCGGCCGCACCGCATCGCATTCGGTGACGATCTTGGGCGTGTTCATCGCGCTCGTCATTTCGATCCAGACGCTGCTGGCAGTCATGGATGGAGCGAGCTACAACGGGACCATCTACAACTGGATGACGGTCAACGGCCTCAAGCTGGAGATCGGCTTCTTGATCGACAGCCTCACTGCGATGATGATGTGCGTCGTCACCTTCGTGTCGCTGATGGTGCACATCTATACGATAGGCTATATGGCCGACGACAAAGGCTATAACCGCTTCTTCTCGTATATCTCGCTGTTCACCTTCTCGATGCTGATGCTCGTCATGAGCAACAACTTCCTGCAGCTGTTTTTCGGCTGGGAAGCGGTAGGTCTGGTGTCTTATCTGTTGATCGGATTCTGGTACACTCGCCCGACGGCCATTCACGCGAACATGAAAGCCTTCCTGGTCAACCGGGTCGGGGACTTCGGCTTCATCCTCGGCATCGGTCTCTTGCTCGCGTATGCCGGTTCGATGAATTACGCCGAAGTGTTCGCCAAGCGCGAAGAATTGAGCAAATTTCTGCTGCCCGGTACTGACTGGATGCTGATCACGGTCGCCTGTATCTGCCTGTTCATCGGCGCCATGGGCAAGTCGGCGCAATTCCCGCTGCATGTCTGGCTGCCGGATTCGATGGAAGGCCCGACACCGATTTCCGCGCTGATTCATGCCGCGACCATGGTGACTGCCGGCATTTTCATGGTGGCGCGCATGTCGCCACTGTTTGAATTGTCCGACACCGCGTTGTCCTTCATTCTGGTTATCGGATCAATCACCGCGCTGTTCATGGGTTTCCTTGGCATTATCCAGAACGACATCAAGCGCGTGGTGGCGTACTCGACGCTGTCGCAGCTCGGCTACATGACGGTTGCGCTCGGCGCCTCCGCCTACTCGGTTGCCGTCTTCCACCTGATGACGCATGCCTTCTTCAAGGCGCTGCTGTTCCTTGGCGCTGGCGCCGTGATTATCGGCATGCACCACGACCAGGACATTCGGAACATGGGCGGCTTGCGCAAGTACATGCCGATCACCTGGATTACTTCGCTGCTCGGCTCGCTGGCGCTGATCGGTACGCCGTTCTTCTCGGGCTTCTATTCGAAGGACAGCATCATCGAAGCGGTGCACGAAACCCATATCGCAGGTGCCGGCTTCGCCAATTTCGCGGTGCTGGCCGGCGTCTTCGTGACCGCCTTCTACTCGTTCCGCATGTACTTCCTTGTCTTCCACGGCGAAGAGCGTTTCGGCAAGGCGCATGACCATCATCACCTTGCGGAGCCTGAAGAAGATGCCAACGGGGATGATGCGCATCACCATCACGGTCTCGCTCCGGGTGAGAAGCCGCACGAGGCGCCCGCTGTCGTGACGGTGCCGCTCATCCTGCTGGCGATTCCTTCGGTCTTGATCGGTGCGATTGCAATCGGTCCCATGCTCCATGGCGATTTCTTCAAGGATGTAATTATCGTCGGCGAATCGCATCGCGCGATGCAGGTGCTTAACGAAGCGTTCCACGGTGCCGTGGCAATGGGCCTGCATTCCTTTACGACAGCGCCGTTTTTCCTTGCGCTGGCTGGTGTGGCTGCTGCCTACTACTGCTACATGGTCAACCCCAAGGTTCCTGCATGGTTCCATGACAAGTTCCATGGCATCTACGCGCTCCTGGACAACAAGTACTACATGGACAAGTTCAACGAAGTCGTGTTTGGTGCCGGTACACGCGCGCTGGGAGGCGGGCTGTGGAAAGTGGGCGATCGCGCGATCATCGACGGCGTGTTCGTCAATGGCAGCGCGAAGGCGGTCGGTTGGTTCTCCGGTATCATCCGCCACCTGCAGTCCGGCTACATTTACCACTATGCATTTGTCATGATCCTTGGCGTGCTCGGCTTCTTGTTCTATTTCATGCCGTTCCCGTCGTTTGCCAAATAA
- a CDS encoding NADH-quinone oxidoreductase subunit J, whose protein sequence is MEFKTALFYAFSAILIFAAVRVITARNPVHAALFLVLSFFSAAAIWLLLKAEFLAIVLVLVYVGAVMVLFLFVVMMLDIDIGKMREGFWGYFPLAAVVGTLIVLQMAAVLLHGFWAPETQVPAISANIGDTKELGKLIYTEYIYAFEIAAVVLLLAIVAAVALTLRRRKDSKYFDPAAAVKVKRNDRIRIVSMKAESERANGGTGAQPATPTAEKQ, encoded by the coding sequence ATGGAATTTAAAACTGCTTTGTTCTATGCGTTCTCGGCGATTCTGATATTCGCCGCGGTCCGTGTGATTACCGCAAGGAACCCTGTGCATGCCGCACTGTTCCTGGTTCTGTCCTTCTTCTCGGCTGCCGCAATCTGGCTCCTGCTGAAGGCAGAATTCCTCGCCATCGTCCTGGTCCTGGTCTATGTCGGTGCCGTCATGGTGCTATTCCTGTTCGTCGTGATGATGCTGGATATAGACATCGGCAAGATGCGCGAAGGATTCTGGGGATATTTCCCGCTCGCAGCCGTGGTGGGCACGCTGATCGTGCTGCAGATGGCGGCAGTTCTCCTGCACGGCTTCTGGGCTCCGGAAACACAGGTGCCTGCGATATCGGCCAATATCGGCGACACCAAGGAACTCGGCAAGCTGATCTATACGGAATACATCTATGCGTTCGAGATCGCAGCGGTGGTCCTGCTGCTTGCCATCGTCGCAGCTGTCGCGCTGACACTGCGCCGTCGCAAGGACAGCAAGTATTTCGACCCGGCGGCAGCGGTCAAGGTCAAGCGCAACGACCGTATCCGCATCGTCAGCATGAAGGCCGAGTCGGAGCGCGCCAATGGTGGCACGGGTGCGCAGCCTGCGACGCCGACAGCAGAAAAACAATAA
- the nuoG gene encoding NADH-quinone oxidoreductase subunit NuoG yields MVEIEIDGKKVEVQEGSMVMDAANKIGTYIPHFCYHKKLSIAANCRMCLVEVEKAPKPLPACATPVTNGMIVRSNSDKAVKAQKSVMEFLLINHPLDCPICDQGGECQLQDLAVGYGPSASRYEEEKRVVVPKDAGPLISMREMARCIHCTRCVRFGQEVAGVMEFGMLNRGEHSEITTFVGNSVDSELSGNMIDLCPVGALTSKPFRYSARTWELSRRRSVSPHDGLGSNLIVQVKNGKVMRVLPLENEAVNECWLSDKDRFSYEGLYSADRLTVPMIKQDGKWLETDWQTALEYVAHGLRNIRHEHGADAIAALAAPYSTLEELSLLQKLVRGLGSDNIDFRLRQSDFSLDGQVTPWLGMSIDEFGQAQRAFVIGSFLRKDHPLLAARLRHAAKRGSKISILNATDDELLLPIANRMIKAPSEWLSALSEVVVAIASAKGIAAPAGYDGIEPGEVAKGIAASLLSGERKAVVLGNAAAQHPQASQLHAAAQWIAQHTDAKFGYLTEAANTVGGYIANAVPGKGANAAQMFAQPRKAYVVMHAEPEYDCYDPQAARAALQQAEMVVVMSPYKHGTDYADVLLPIAPFAETAGTYINCEGRAQGFNGAVKPLGETRPAWKVLRVLGNLLDIGGFAYDTSEQIRLEILGAKVSEVADLSSKLNNVVNAQPQAAKPGEATQLERIADVPIYFTDAIVRRAESLQLTADAKAPKAWLSAILAEQLGVADGAQIRVMQGQGSAVLPVAVDAALPANVVRVSAAHPDTIALGGMFGAISVEKA; encoded by the coding sequence ATGGTTGAAATTGAAATTGACGGCAAAAAAGTAGAGGTGCAAGAAGGCAGCATGGTCATGGATGCCGCCAACAAGATCGGCACCTACATACCGCATTTTTGCTATCACAAGAAACTGTCGATTGCGGCAAACTGCCGCATGTGTCTGGTCGAAGTCGAAAAGGCGCCCAAGCCTTTGCCCGCCTGCGCCACGCCTGTGACCAATGGCATGATCGTGCGCTCCAACAGCGATAAGGCAGTCAAGGCGCAAAAGAGCGTGATGGAATTCCTGCTGATTAATCATCCGCTGGATTGTCCGATCTGCGATCAGGGCGGCGAGTGCCAGTTGCAGGATCTGGCCGTCGGCTACGGTCCGTCGGCATCGCGCTACGAAGAAGAAAAGCGCGTGGTCGTTCCCAAGGATGCCGGCCCGCTGATTTCCATGCGTGAAATGGCGCGCTGCATTCACTGCACACGCTGCGTGCGTTTCGGCCAGGAAGTCGCTGGTGTGATGGAGTTCGGCATGTTGAATCGTGGCGAGCATTCCGAAATCACGACTTTCGTCGGCAATAGCGTCGATTCCGAACTGTCGGGCAACATGATCGATTTGTGCCCGGTCGGTGCATTGACGTCAAAGCCTTTCCGTTACAGCGCCCGTACCTGGGAATTGTCGCGCCGCCGTTCGGTCAGCCCGCATGATGGTCTGGGTTCTAACCTGATCGTACAGGTCAAGAATGGCAAGGTCATGCGTGTCTTGCCGCTGGAAAACGAGGCCGTCAACGAATGCTGGCTGTCCGACAAGGATCGCTTCTCCTACGAAGGCCTGTACAGCGCCGACCGCTTGACCGTCCCGATGATCAAGCAGGACGGAAAGTGGCTGGAAACCGATTGGCAGACCGCGCTCGAATACGTGGCTCACGGCTTGCGCAACATCCGTCATGAGCATGGCGCCGACGCGATCGCCGCATTAGCCGCACCGTATTCCACCCTGGAAGAGCTGAGTCTGCTGCAAAAGCTGGTACGCGGCCTGGGTTCCGATAATATCGACTTCCGCCTGCGCCAGTCCGACTTCAGCCTGGATGGTCAAGTCACGCCATGGCTTGGCATGTCGATCGACGAGTTTGGCCAAGCTCAGCGTGCCTTTGTGATCGGATCTTTCCTGCGCAAGGATCACCCCTTGCTGGCTGCGCGCCTGCGCCACGCCGCGAAGCGCGGTTCCAAGATCAGCATCTTGAATGCCACTGATGACGAACTGCTGCTGCCGATCGCCAATCGCATGATCAAGGCGCCGTCCGAATGGCTGTCGGCATTGAGTGAAGTCGTGGTCGCGATCGCATCCGCTAAAGGTATTGCCGCTCCCGCCGGTTACGACGGTATCGAGCCGGGCGAAGTCGCGAAAGGCATCGCCGCCAGCTTGCTGTCCGGCGAGCGCAAGGCGGTCGTTCTGGGCAATGCGGCGGCTCAGCATCCTCAGGCTTCGCAACTGCACGCTGCAGCGCAGTGGATCGCTCAACACACCGACGCGAAGTTCGGCTACCTGACCGAAGCTGCCAATACCGTCGGCGGTTACATCGCCAACGCGGTGCCGGGCAAGGGCGCCAACGCGGCGCAGATGTTCGCGCAGCCGCGCAAGGCCTACGTGGTCATGCACGCCGAGCCGGAATACGATTGCTACGATCCACAAGCCGCCCGCGCCGCACTCCAGCAAGCTGAAATGGTGGTCGTGATGTCGCCGTACAAGCATGGCACCGATTATGCTGATGTACTGCTGCCGATCGCGCCGTTCGCCGAAACTGCCGGTACTTACATCAATTGCGAAGGCCGCGCGCAAGGATTCAATGGCGCCGTCAAGCCGCTGGGGGAAACCCGTCCGGCATGGAAAGTGTTGCGCGTGCTCGGCAACCTGCTCGATATTGGCGGTTTTGCCTACGATACGTCCGAACAGATCCGCCTTGAAATCCTCGGCGCCAAGGTATCCGAAGTAGCCGACCTGTCGTCGAAACTGAATAATGTCGTCAATGCACAACCGCAGGCTGCGAAGCCGGGTGAAGCAACCCAGCTCGAGCGTATCGCCGACGTGCCGATCTACTTCACCGACGCCATCGTACGCCGCGCTGAGTCGCTGCAACTGACTGCGGATGCCAAGGCGCCAAAGGCTTGGCTGTCCGCGATTCTGGCTGAACAGCTGGGTGTTGCCGATGGGGCGCAGATCAGGGTCATGCAAGGGCAGGGCAGTGCGGTATTGCCTGTTGCCGTGGATGCAGCCTTGCCGGCCAATGTGGTCCGCGTATCGGCCGCACATCCGGACACGATCGCACTCGGCGGCATGTTCGGCGCCATCAGCGTGGAGAAGGCATAA
- the nuoI gene encoding NADH-quinone oxidoreductase subunit NuoI — protein MEAIKDFFGSLMLRELLKGMALTGRYMFARKITVQFPEEKTPLSPRFRGLHALRRYPNGEERCIACKLCEAVCPAMAITIESTERDDGTRRTTRYDIDLTKCIFCGFCEESCPVDSIVETNILEYHGEKRGDLYFTKEMLLAVGDRYEKDIAAARAADAAYR, from the coding sequence ATGGAAGCCATCAAAGATTTTTTCGGCAGCTTGATGCTGCGAGAGTTGCTCAAGGGCATGGCGCTCACCGGGCGCTATATGTTTGCCCGCAAGATTACCGTGCAATTTCCTGAGGAAAAAACACCGTTGTCCCCACGTTTTCGCGGCTTGCACGCCTTGCGCCGTTATCCGAACGGTGAAGAGCGTTGTATTGCCTGCAAGCTGTGCGAGGCGGTATGCCCGGCGATGGCCATCACCATCGAATCGACAGAGCGCGATGACGGCACACGCCGCACCACCCGGTACGACATCGACCTGACCAAGTGCATCTTCTGCGGTTTTTGCGAAGAATCCTGCCCGGTCGACTCCATCGTTGAAACCAATATTCTCGAGTATCACGGCGAAAAGCGCGGCGACCTTTATTTCACCAAAGAGATGCTGCTGGCGGTCGGTGACCGTTACGAAAAGGACATCGCAGCTGCCCGCGCAGCCGACGCTGCATACCGTTGA